The following coding sequences are from one Bacteroidia bacterium window:
- a CDS encoding WbqC family protein produces the protein MKVAILQSNYIPWKGYFDIINDVDIFVFYDCVKYTKNDWRNRNRIYSKNGVQWLTIPISSCATNLMIDEVKITDSRWQEKHYKSLSLAYRNAPYYYQLEELMSIYLIERKWDYLSELNQYLIKYIANKIGVSTKFYNARELNISHSHKVDKVERLIDILSLLKAKIYISGPAAKEYILGKEYLFYNAGIELFYKHYPKYPPYKQLSSPFEDHVSIVDMIANIAWHEIPKFIWQYER, from the coding sequence ATGAAAGTAGCTATCCTTCAATCAAATTATATTCCTTGGAAAGGATACTTTGATATAATTAATGATGTAGATATTTTTGTATTTTACGATTGTGTTAAATATACCAAAAACGATTGGAGGAATCGTAACAGGATTTATTCTAAGAATGGAGTCCAGTGGTTAACAATACCAATTTCTAGCTGTGCTACTAATTTAATGATTGATGAAGTGAAAATTACAGATAGTCGATGGCAAGAAAAACACTACAAGTCACTATCCTTAGCATATAGAAATGCCCCATACTACTATCAACTTGAAGAATTAATGAGCATTTATCTGATAGAAAGAAAATGGGATTATTTATCGGAACTAAATCAATATTTGATTAAGTATATAGCTAATAAAATTGGAGTATCTACTAAGTTTTATAATGCCCGTGAACTCAACATAAGCCATAGCCATAAGGTAGACAAGGTAGAGAGACTCATAGATATACTTTCGCTCCTAAAAGCAAAAATATATATATCAGGACCTGCTGCAAAGGAGTATATACTAGGTAAGGAATATCTTTTTTACAATGCAGGGATTGAGTTATTTTATAAACATTATCCTAAATATCCTCCTTATAAGCAATTAAGCTCTCCTTTTGAAGATCATGTCTCCATTGTTGACATGATAGCAAACATTGCATGGCATGAAATACCCAAATTTATATGGCAATATGAAAGATAA